Proteins encoded in a region of the Paenibacillus pedocola genome:
- a CDS encoding glycoside hydrolase family 2 protein: protein MSNRGRHVVSMDEGWLFQPDAANLGEEEEWQAAGLPSPMKVTVPHTWNVQEGLEEYRGAGWYEYTLYIPENWCGSRIRIHFDAVYRDTVIWINGHQAGSHFNSGYTAFEIDLTANIRYGAENRITVKADNSPSDVALPKGTSFDWADDGGIIRPVKLIVTGQTAIKHIKVSPEVQFGQVDNRAAGKLSADVILCEPSAAATVEIAIFKDDQRIWHDVRSLPPETLTWQLTDVHLYPADLWYFDHPHLYQLQLTLREGERIEDHVAVTFGFREILVKGHELWLNREPVRLMGVEWMPGSSPVSGMAEKQDELTAMLVRLKEANCVITRFHWQQGSELLNWCDRNGILVQEEIPHWQQPDEPDQRTFALALSQAKEMITDHSHHPCIFAWGMGNELNGQSETTRQYMKLLKQEIQELDSQRLINYVSNTIHFKPGNDATGAGDLLMWNDYIGTWHGDLDEHEVIRQIIADHPDKPVVVAEYGLCEPAFDGGDARRTEILLQKTEIYRQHPQFAALIFFSLNDYRTQMGEDGEGKWKQRIHGSLDIYNGVKPSYAALREISSPLLLAEEPVWCEDALKVILKCRNDIPSYAAKGYYLTVSSAGGELARQVIPDMQPGECLTMNITATANSVQKQVLTIYRPNGFSVLAQEMD from the coding sequence TTGTCTAATAGAGGGCGTCACGTTGTAAGTATGGACGAAGGCTGGTTGTTTCAGCCGGATGCTGCAAATTTGGGAGAAGAAGAGGAGTGGCAGGCAGCAGGCTTGCCCTCCCCAATGAAGGTTACTGTTCCGCATACATGGAATGTGCAGGAAGGTCTGGAGGAATACCGGGGTGCCGGGTGGTATGAGTACACACTTTATATTCCTGAGAATTGGTGCGGCAGCCGGATCCGAATACATTTCGATGCTGTATATCGTGATACGGTGATCTGGATTAACGGTCATCAAGCCGGTTCGCACTTCAATTCGGGTTATACTGCATTTGAAATAGACCTGACAGCAAATATCCGGTACGGCGCAGAGAACCGGATTACGGTGAAGGCGGATAATTCGCCTAGTGATGTGGCACTTCCGAAAGGAACCAGCTTTGACTGGGCGGATGACGGAGGCATCATCCGGCCCGTAAAACTCATAGTAACCGGGCAAACGGCCATTAAACACATTAAAGTCAGCCCGGAGGTTCAGTTCGGACAAGTTGACAATAGGGCTGCTGGAAAGCTGTCCGCAGACGTAATTCTGTGTGAACCATCTGCTGCTGCGACAGTGGAAATCGCCATATTTAAGGATGACCAAAGGATATGGCATGACGTGCGGTCCTTACCTCCGGAAACGTTGACCTGGCAGCTTACAGATGTTCATTTATATCCGGCAGACTTATGGTATTTTGATCATCCGCATTTGTATCAGCTTCAGCTCACCCTCCGGGAAGGAGAGCGGATTGAAGACCATGTGGCTGTGACCTTTGGGTTTCGGGAGATTCTCGTTAAAGGACATGAGCTCTGGTTAAATCGTGAGCCTGTCCGCCTGATGGGAGTAGAATGGATGCCGGGTTCCAGCCCGGTTAGCGGAATGGCTGAGAAGCAGGATGAGCTTACTGCTATGCTTGTGAGGCTGAAGGAAGCCAACTGTGTTATTACACGTTTCCACTGGCAGCAGGGCAGCGAATTACTTAACTGGTGCGACCGTAACGGAATCCTGGTGCAGGAAGAAATCCCGCATTGGCAGCAGCCTGATGAACCGGATCAGCGTACTTTCGCGTTAGCGCTATCACAGGCGAAGGAGATGATTACGGATCATTCCCATCACCCGTGTATTTTCGCCTGGGGGATGGGCAATGAGCTGAACGGGCAATCGGAGACTACCCGGCAGTACATGAAGCTGCTGAAGCAGGAGATTCAGGAGCTGGATTCCCAGCGGCTGATTAACTATGTAAGCAACACGATCCACTTTAAGCCCGGCAACGATGCTACCGGTGCTGGGGACCTGTTAATGTGGAATGACTATATCGGAACCTGGCATGGCGATTTGGATGAGCATGAAGTGATCAGGCAGATTATTGCCGATCATCCCGATAAGCCGGTTGTTGTGGCTGAATACGGGCTCTGCGAGCCGGCTTTTGATGGCGGAGACGCCAGAAGAACGGAGATCCTTTTGCAAAAAACAGAAATCTACCGCCAGCATCCCCAGTTTGCGGCATTAATCTTCTTCAGCTTAAATGATTACCGCACGCAGATGGGAGAAGACGGCGAAGGGAAATGGAAGCAGCGGATTCATGGGTCTTTGGATATCTATAACGGAGTGAAGCCTTCTTATGCTGCCTTGCGTGAGATTTCTTCACCGCTCTTGCTGGCAGAGGAGCCGGTTTGGTGTGAAGATGCGCTCAAGGTGATATTGAAATGCCGGAACGATATTCCCAGCTATGCCGCGAAGGGCTATTACCTAACAGTGTCTTCGGCAGGTGGAGAATTAGCCAGACAGGTGATTCCTGATATGCAACCGGGAGAATGCCTGACAATGAACATCACTGCAACAGCAAATTCTGTGCAGAAGCAGGTACTTACCATCTATCGTCCGAATGGGTTTAGTGTACTTGCACAGGAAATGGACTAA
- a CDS encoding beta-galactosidase: MKNYRIAVSGDTKNIFSGHIKLGGVNPAGEEIRFTNYYMEKNGEPFFGICGEFHFSRYDERCWEDEIIKMKMGGVNIVTTYIFWNLHEEVEGEFEWEGNKNLRKFIQLCHQHDLYAMIRIGPFCHGEIRNGGMPEWMFGRPFEVRSNDEGYLAYVRRLYAEIGLQVQGLLYKDGGPVIGTQIENEHNHSSAQWGLTTGINNMWLNGGSDGNDHMLLLKELAIQAGIDTPIYTCTGWGGATTPVPEMLPLWGGYAYWPWIYYEEGRFDGMQEHPATPEYIFRDKHNNAIPTSYNFEPFYSPEDYPYACCEMGGGMVQFYKYRFEFPYNSVPAMSVMKTAEGCNMLGYYMYHGGTNPKGKVNLFTNDLATPKVSYDFNAMIGEFGQVRESYKRTKLQHYLFTEFQKQFALTKTILPGDTSDNDPYEVDNLRYAVRSHAGSGFLFLNNFQDHVENHDLRDMNVSIELPGETITIPAEGELTLGRESFAILPYNFDLAGITLKYATTQLITKLVVEDEVYYFFFVPEGMKGTYALNTDDVASVQADKGCIKQLDNMTIIEAGDQGASVVRLVSAEGQKIVIYTMTGEQSLGFWKADIRGKQRVLFTDANLLIAGDEIKLESTDQEEVILRVFPDFAGSLGAVTGGQLTETSEDGLFTTYKLLAPKKEITFTCTKVKDERAVLEFAPGSLDGLKEALLQIDYSGDIGYAFIDGDLIHDNFCNSTTWEIGLKRFEARLLEKGMYLYVSPIRKGTVVNSNTTMAGWNETAQELIAEITSVHAVPVYEMVIGGSPNE, encoded by the coding sequence ATGAAAAACTATCGCATCGCTGTAAGCGGGGATACCAAAAATATCTTTTCAGGCCATATTAAGCTGGGTGGCGTGAATCCTGCGGGTGAGGAGATTCGTTTTACGAACTACTATATGGAAAAGAACGGAGAGCCTTTTTTCGGGATCTGCGGAGAATTCCATTTCTCCCGTTATGATGAACGCTGCTGGGAAGATGAGATTATTAAAATGAAAATGGGCGGCGTCAACATTGTCACTACCTATATTTTCTGGAACCTGCATGAGGAAGTGGAAGGTGAGTTTGAATGGGAAGGCAATAAAAACCTGCGTAAATTCATTCAGCTGTGCCATCAGCATGATCTGTATGCCATGATCCGTATTGGTCCATTCTGTCATGGGGAAATCCGTAACGGCGGCATGCCGGAGTGGATGTTCGGCCGTCCTTTTGAAGTCCGCTCGAATGATGAGGGCTATCTGGCGTATGTGCGGAGGCTGTATGCAGAGATCGGCTTACAAGTGCAAGGGTTATTGTACAAAGATGGGGGGCCGGTCATCGGCACCCAAATTGAAAATGAGCATAACCATTCTTCGGCACAGTGGGGCCTGACAACGGGCATCAACAATATGTGGCTGAATGGCGGAAGTGACGGCAATGACCATATGCTGCTGCTGAAGGAACTGGCGATCCAGGCAGGAATAGACACGCCTATCTATACATGTACAGGGTGGGGCGGTGCTACGACGCCAGTACCGGAGATGCTCCCGTTATGGGGCGGCTATGCGTATTGGCCTTGGATTTACTATGAAGAGGGCCGTTTCGATGGAATGCAAGAGCATCCGGCGACACCTGAGTATATATTCCGGGATAAACATAACAACGCTATTCCTACAAGCTACAATTTTGAGCCGTTCTACAGTCCCGAGGATTATCCTTATGCCTGCTGTGAAATGGGCGGCGGGATGGTTCAGTTCTATAAATACCGGTTTGAGTTTCCGTATAACAGCGTTCCTGCCATGTCCGTCATGAAGACGGCGGAGGGCTGCAATATGCTCGGATACTATATGTATCATGGGGGAACCAACCCGAAAGGCAAGGTTAACCTGTTCACGAACGATCTGGCGACGCCCAAGGTATCTTACGACTTCAATGCTATGATCGGGGAATTCGGGCAGGTACGGGAATCGTATAAGCGCACGAAGCTGCAGCATTATCTCTTCACAGAGTTCCAGAAGCAATTCGCCTTGACCAAGACGATTTTACCGGGCGATACCTCTGACAATGATCCTTACGAGGTGGATAACTTGCGGTATGCCGTCCGATCCCACGCGGGCTCAGGGTTCCTGTTTCTGAACAATTTTCAGGATCATGTGGAAAATCATGATTTGCGGGACATGAACGTTAGCATCGAGCTTCCCGGTGAGACGATCACCATTCCGGCTGAAGGTGAGCTAACACTTGGCCGCGAGAGCTTTGCGATTTTGCCGTATAACTTCGATCTGGCCGGTATCACGCTGAAATATGCAACAACGCAGCTCATCACGAAGCTGGTTGTAGAGGATGAAGTGTACTATTTCTTCTTTGTACCTGAAGGCATGAAGGGAACGTATGCATTAAATACAGACGATGTGGCAAGCGTTCAAGCCGATAAAGGCTGTATCAAACAGCTCGATAATATGACGATTATTGAAGCAGGGGATCAGGGGGCGAGTGTAGTGCGTCTTGTTTCCGCAGAGGGCCAAAAAATTGTGATCTATACCATGACCGGCGAACAGAGCCTCGGGTTCTGGAAGGCGGACATCCGCGGCAAGCAGCGTGTATTGTTCACGGACGCCAACCTGCTGATAGCTGGGGATGAGATCAAGCTTGAATCCACGGATCAAGAGGAAGTCATTCTGCGGGTGTTCCCTGATTTTGCCGGCTCTCTGGGTGCAGTAACGGGCGGGCAGCTGACGGAGACCTCAGAAGATGGTTTATTCACAACCTATAAGCTGCTTGCACCTAAGAAAGAGATTACCTTTACGTGTACCAAGGTCAAGGACGAACGGGCTGTTCTGGAATTTGCCCCCGGTTCATTAGACGGGCTCAAGGAAGCCTTGCTGCAGATTGATTATTCCGGGGACATCGGCTATGCCTTCATTGACGGAGACCTCATTCATGATAACTTCTGCAACAGCACGACATGGGAGATTGGCTTGAAGCGCTTTGAGGCGCGGCTGCTTGAGAAGGGAATGTATCTCTATGTGTCGCCGATCCGCAAGGGCACTGTTGTTAACAGTAATACGACGATGGCAGGGTGGAATGAGACCGCTCAAGAGCTGATTGCAGAGATTACTTCTGTTCATGCGGTTCCGGTTTACGAGATGGTTATAGGGGGCAGCCCGAATGAATGA
- a CDS encoding cellulase-like family protein: MNELMKSLPRKLTITMWDFSWYTMTLPGEPYNDLAARFQEAVDRGYNTIRICAMPYMLFTEDGKRPGRLKFGNLGEVGQRTRWYNCRGGAELDGHAHLVELFRQAKAHGCYIMLSSWEYQQSPSFLAHPELRDELAAIPPKERFMAIARSMDQLIRFIKAEGYASTIVYAELHNEVEFGQLTAVGVEQGITATDTPKLVEAMQPYIEEAIDYLREQHPDILMTASYTLNEAYPKSYVARNLQIAHYHLYIKGVLTELMDAAGLNDEQIPFPNPFVQSLLRADAPPFEEWMLPEGQEWRMEGNPVGMKLIYLHDWADPDQWDLYLYDRYSAHKLAMLQKADFRFEEVHDWVRHSGIPIVIGEGYVGYTPLHAGFEEGPVGKFIAEYALRKGMSLGFWGMTLCSNCAPHHPFWNDVAWQIKWNRFILDSE; the protein is encoded by the coding sequence ATGAATGAATTAATGAAGAGTTTGCCCCGGAAATTAACGATTACGATGTGGGATTTCTCCTGGTACACAATGACTTTACCGGGGGAGCCCTATAACGATCTGGCCGCACGCTTCCAGGAGGCGGTAGACCGGGGGTATAACACCATTCGCATTTGTGCGATGCCCTACATGTTGTTCACGGAGGATGGAAAGCGGCCAGGCCGGCTGAAATTCGGCAATCTCGGGGAGGTCGGTCAACGCACGCGCTGGTACAATTGCCGCGGTGGAGCGGAGCTGGATGGTCATGCCCATTTGGTCGAGCTGTTCAGACAGGCGAAGGCACATGGCTGCTATATCATGCTGTCTTCTTGGGAATACCAGCAAAGTCCAAGCTTCCTGGCCCATCCGGAACTAAGAGACGAGCTTGCCGCCATTCCTCCCAAGGAACGCTTCATGGCGATTGCAAGGTCCATGGATCAGCTGATCCGGTTTATTAAGGCTGAAGGATACGCAAGTACGATTGTATATGCCGAGCTGCATAATGAGGTGGAATTCGGACAGCTTACCGCTGTAGGCGTTGAACAGGGGATCACAGCAACGGATACGCCAAAGCTTGTTGAAGCGATGCAGCCGTATATTGAGGAAGCGATCGATTATCTCCGGGAGCAGCATCCTGATATTCTGATGACAGCCAGCTATACCCTTAACGAAGCGTATCCGAAGTCATATGTCGCCCGTAATCTGCAGATAGCCCACTATCATCTCTATATCAAAGGCGTATTAACTGAGCTCATGGATGCTGCAGGGCTGAATGATGAGCAGATACCATTCCCTAACCCTTTTGTTCAGTCTTTATTGAGAGCGGATGCGCCTCCATTTGAAGAGTGGATGCTGCCGGAAGGCCAGGAGTGGCGGATGGAAGGAAATCCGGTCGGGATGAAGCTCATTTATTTGCATGATTGGGCGGATCCGGATCAATGGGACCTCTATTTATATGACCGTTACAGCGCCCACAAACTGGCTATGCTGCAGAAGGCCGATTTCCGTTTTGAGGAGGTTCATGACTGGGTTCGTCATTCGGGAATTCCGATCGTCATTGGTGAGGGCTATGTTGGCTACACACCGCTGCATGCCGGATTCGAGGAGGGGCCGGTCGGTAAATTTATTGCGGAATATGCGCTGCGGAAAGGAATGTCGTTAGGGTTTTGGGGCATGACCTTGTGCTCAAACTGCGCACCGCATCATCCGTTTTGGAATGACGTCGCCTGGCAGATCAAATGGAACCGGTTTATTTTGGATTCCGAGTAA
- a CDS encoding MFS transporter → MFKLTTLFFLIMFVIGTDTFLISPLIPTLQSLFHIPTEYSGWMVGSYALGYALFALIAGPLSDGWDRKKVMLSGMVCFSISTMFCGLATGFWSMFLFRFLAGVSAAFTAPQVWASIPALFPAQKIAKVSGIVMAGLAASQAFGIPIGSLLASIHWSYPFFTIGICALLVALFIFYVLPEMKPNQAPKAKTPIFSRYLPLLNSRTARRAFFAHFLFQCGFFAAFSFIGKWGADRFHLSIDQAGYMMFFLGLGNIAGSLCGAQVIKALNRFNTLVVGFLVSIVCFIVLPHLPSVSVFESVYFFVFMNMGVAFPLILGMLNSLNPAIRGTISSLANSIMYAATTLGSWIAGLIYAAFNGFYAVSIFAAICFAGSLLSFIFSGILAREGKTKKEYAS, encoded by the coding sequence ATGTTTAAATTAACAACCTTATTTTTCCTCATCATGTTTGTGATCGGCACAGATACGTTTTTGATTTCTCCGCTTATCCCAACGCTACAATCTTTGTTCCATATTCCGACCGAATATTCGGGTTGGATGGTAGGATCTTATGCACTAGGCTATGCCCTATTTGCCCTGATTGCCGGACCGCTTTCCGATGGTTGGGACCGCAAAAAGGTTATGCTTTCCGGCATGGTCTGCTTCTCGATTTCGACTATGTTTTGCGGCTTAGCCACAGGATTTTGGTCGATGTTCTTATTCCGCTTTTTAGCTGGAGTTAGTGCTGCATTCACAGCTCCTCAAGTTTGGGCCTCGATTCCTGCTCTGTTCCCAGCACAAAAAATTGCTAAAGTATCAGGAATCGTCATGGCAGGCTTGGCTGCCTCTCAAGCGTTTGGTATCCCTATTGGAAGTCTGCTTGCCTCAATCCATTGGTCTTATCCTTTTTTTACAATCGGGATATGTGCATTATTGGTGGCGTTATTCATTTTCTATGTTTTGCCTGAAATGAAACCGAATCAAGCTCCGAAGGCCAAGACTCCGATTTTCAGCAGATACCTCCCGCTATTGAATAGCCGAACTGCAAGAAGGGCTTTTTTCGCTCATTTTTTATTTCAATGCGGATTCTTTGCTGCCTTTTCGTTCATAGGAAAATGGGGGGCAGATCGCTTTCATCTTTCCATTGATCAAGCGGGGTATATGATGTTTTTTCTTGGTCTCGGGAATATAGCTGGCAGCTTATGCGGTGCCCAGGTGATCAAAGCTTTAAACCGTTTTAATACGCTGGTTGTGGGCTTTCTTGTCTCAATCGTATGTTTCATTGTTCTGCCTCACTTGCCATCGGTTTCGGTTTTCGAAAGTGTTTACTTTTTCGTATTCATGAACATGGGGGTCGCTTTTCCATTAATATTGGGCATGCTGAATTCATTAAATCCAGCCATCCGCGGCACGATCTCCAGTTTAGCCAATTCGATCATGTACGCTGCGACAACGCTCGGTTCTTGGATTGCAGGTCTAATTTACGCGGCTTTTAATGGTTTTTATGCAGTAAGCATTTTTGCGGCTATTTGCTTTGCCGGTTCGTTGTTATCTTTTATTTTCAGCGGTATTTTGGCAAGGGAAGGGAAAACAAAAAAGGAATATGCATCATAA
- a CDS encoding ArsR/SmtB family transcription factor — protein MTTQKIIHDELRVKIFKALADETRLDIIRALYVTKKEMNCGEIGDIRDTSKSNTSYHLRTLKEAKLIKVRKEAQAKYMTIELETFQTYLPGFLDTL, from the coding sequence ATGACTACTCAAAAAATAATACATGATGAACTCAGAGTCAAAATATTTAAAGCATTAGCCGATGAAACCAGATTAGACATCATACGAGCTTTATACGTAACCAAGAAGGAGATGAATTGTGGGGAAATAGGAGACATTCGCGATACTTCGAAATCAAATACTTCATACCACTTACGTACTTTAAAGGAGGCGAAATTGATAAAGGTACGAAAAGAAGCTCAAGCGAAGTATATGACTATCGAATTAGAGACATTTCAAACATACCTACCTGGATTTCTGGATACGTTGTAG
- a CDS encoding YiiG family protein, with translation MRKLSFVIAIIMLGTLLSACSSVTSTMDQTPAGVTSGESKEIEKYNAYVMLNNLMTGRINEVLVHYFEKLGVDTQPVIEKNFSFIMLDVAETEREVIDKANGYTASQPAFATADPLVTKLTPVIKDLLSVLDDMKAYYDSKGYVDDNFAQGKQLHTRLVNANLAYENVATQYFRALQKLGNEQRLAELQKLKDADQQIRYNALKFMIDAEATAIEMDEQGISAGNVLQLDMTKFKAKYDIMTADLNELMTISKDKERIQKEGVNSFSIGNYVDAATEAKAAASKIIERINKKEPVSDSDLNGQFLHTTDGTPENFNYLLSKAIERYNEMN, from the coding sequence TTGAGAAAACTATCATTCGTTATTGCCATTATCATGTTAGGTACACTATTGTCCGCTTGTTCTTCCGTTACTTCCACCATGGATCAAACACCTGCAGGTGTTACGTCCGGCGAGAGCAAAGAAATCGAGAAATACAATGCGTATGTGATGCTGAATAACTTGATGACAGGTAGAATCAATGAGGTTCTGGTTCATTATTTCGAAAAGCTCGGGGTTGATACACAGCCTGTAATCGAAAAGAACTTCAGCTTCATTATGCTTGACGTTGCTGAAACGGAGCGGGAGGTTATTGATAAAGCTAACGGCTATACCGCAAGTCAGCCTGCTTTTGCAACCGCGGACCCCTTAGTGACCAAACTGACACCAGTCATCAAGGATTTGTTGTCCGTCCTGGACGATATGAAAGCCTACTATGATTCAAAAGGCTACGTGGATGATAATTTCGCACAAGGAAAGCAGCTGCATACCAGGCTGGTAAATGCCAATCTCGCTTACGAAAATGTCGCCACCCAATACTTCAGGGCTCTGCAAAAATTGGGTAACGAGCAGCGTCTGGCTGAACTGCAAAAACTTAAGGATGCAGACCAGCAAATCAGATATAATGCCTTAAAGTTCATGATAGATGCCGAGGCCACGGCCATTGAAATGGATGAACAGGGAATCAGCGCAGGCAATGTGCTGCAGCTTGATATGACGAAGTTTAAAGCTAAATACGACATTATGACCGCAGACTTGAATGAGCTCATGACAATCTCCAAAGACAAGGAACGAATTCAAAAAGAAGGGGTTAACAGCTTCAGTATCGGGAACTATGTGGATGCAGCCACTGAGGCAAAAGCGGCCGCTTCAAAAATTATTGAACGTATTAATAAAAAGGAACCTGTATCTGATTCTGACCTGAACGGCCAGTTCCTGCACACTACGGACGGTACACCTGAGAATTTCAATTATCTGCTAAGCAAGGCAATCGAACGGTATAATGAAATGAATTAA
- a CDS encoding ATP-binding protein: protein MNFPVNILLVDDHPENLVAIEAILSGEPYTLVRAYSGMEALRCLLEEEFAVIVMDVQMPEMDGFETAGIIRTREKNKYVPIIFMTATSNTMEHIFAGYSVGAVDYMTKPLVPQIFKSKIEGYVSMYEANKTLQIQSEMLKEQTKQMEKTNQALSKAKETAEIASRVKSEFLAMMSHEIRTPLNGIIGMSDLLLACDLPEEYAEMAAIIHKSGNALLSVINHILDFSKIEAGKIELEEAPFSLQHCLNETIDLFTAQTRERNLEMVLMVDPLLPSWIIGDMNRLRQVLNNLVGNAVKFTPEGSVYIMVNKLAETADSLTLEFIIKDTGIGIPPEKITELFQPFSQLDASTTRKFGGTGLGLSISKSLIELMGGTIRVEPSDEPGATFIFTVGAKPYLNPDSFTQTPDDPVRKPARTDITINSDTRL from the coding sequence ATGAATTTTCCAGTTAACATCCTGCTCGTAGACGATCACCCGGAAAACCTGGTTGCCATTGAAGCGATTCTGAGCGGAGAACCCTATACTCTGGTTCGGGCTTATTCCGGTATGGAAGCTTTGCGGTGTTTATTGGAAGAGGAGTTTGCTGTCATTGTCATGGACGTGCAAATGCCTGAAATGGACGGGTTCGAGACAGCCGGCATCATCCGGACCCGGGAGAAAAATAAATACGTGCCAATCATCTTTATGACGGCAACCAGCAATACCATGGAACATATCTTTGCCGGTTATTCGGTCGGTGCAGTGGATTACATGACGAAACCTCTCGTTCCGCAAATTTTCAAATCCAAAATTGAGGGTTACGTCAGCATGTATGAAGCTAACAAAACCCTTCAGATCCAAAGCGAAATGTTGAAGGAACAAACGAAGCAGATGGAGAAAACGAACCAGGCGCTCAGCAAGGCCAAGGAAACGGCGGAAATTGCCTCACGTGTGAAATCCGAGTTTCTGGCCATGATGAGCCATGAAATCCGGACTCCGCTAAATGGAATTATTGGCATGTCGGATTTGCTTCTGGCCTGCGATTTACCTGAGGAATATGCGGAGATGGCGGCGATTATTCACAAGAGCGGCAATGCACTGCTCTCTGTGATCAATCACATCCTGGATTTTTCCAAAATCGAAGCGGGAAAGATCGAACTGGAGGAGGCACCGTTCTCTCTACAGCACTGCTTGAATGAAACGATTGATCTGTTTACGGCCCAAACCAGGGAACGGAACCTGGAAATGGTGTTAATGGTTGATCCCTTATTGCCATCATGGATCATAGGAGATATGAATCGTCTCCGTCAGGTGTTGAATAATCTTGTGGGCAATGCTGTGAAGTTTACACCTGAAGGCAGTGTATACATAATGGTTAACAAGCTCGCCGAGACAGCGGATTCACTTACGCTCGAATTTATTATAAAGGATACCGGAATTGGTATCCCTCCGGAGAAGATAACTGAACTGTTTCAGCCCTTCTCCCAGCTTGACGCCTCAACGACCCGTAAGTTTGGAGGCACGGGGCTTGGATTATCGATCAGTAAATCCCTGATCGAATTAATGGGAGGCACGATAAGGGTAGAACCGTCGGATGAACCCGGTGCAACTTTCATTTTTACAGTTGGTGCCAAGCCGTACTTGAACCCGGATTCCTTCACTCAGACTCCGGACGATCCGGTTCGGAAGCCTGCTAGAACGGATATTACGATCAACAGCGATACTAGGCTCTGA